DNA from Helicoverpa zea isolate HzStark_Cry1AcR chromosome 22, ilHelZeax1.1, whole genome shotgun sequence:
catataatgGCTCCAAGAGTTAATGCGAGAGCCGCTAGTATATTATTTGTACACAAAACATACTTCATACAAATTAAAAGACAATAACTTTAATGGACATCTTTCAGTTGCGACGTAACTTCAGAAATAAGGCTCAGTTTCAAAAGATTCGGAATATAAACCTAGGCCTAAAACCTTGTGATGTTTTTTGATTCCCAGAACGGTGACGATAAAAGAAGGGAATGCATTCCAGTCGGTGAAGATATACCAGCTGATTGTAGTCAGCAAAGGAAAGGAGAAGGACTTGGTAAGTAACACGAATTAGTTAcctaactaaataacttaattttgcAAAAGAGATATTGGCAAAACATTTGCTTCTTCTAAtcacaggatttttttttttttttcaatgtgcATGATAAGGAGAATATCTGGGCCTATATTCACATCTGTTTAAGTGAAGCTGTCTCATATTCCAGATTGCCAACATATCAAGTGCAGTGCTGTCGGTGAGGAAGAACACCACGTCACCTTGCGCTCATGGATGGAGGTTCAGCTCTCAGCAATACCAGGATACACTGGTCACTGATGTGAGTAGCATTCTCCGTCCTAAGTATATGTGTGTAAGATGAAGCGTATTTTTATCCCTGTTAATAGATACCTCGTTATGTACTTCGTTTATACACATGTCATCtttagaaaaaaacttttttgatatcAGCTCAATCTAAATCCGAAGCTTTAACTATTACATCAATTATTTGTCATCCTTCTCATTTGttaattgaaaaacaaatgactacttAGTTTAAAACGCCTGAAAACATACTACCTAGTTCAGGTAAATTACCCCTTTTAAGATTTATGTGTTTATGATGCTATATTTATGTACAAAGTGATTAagttttggaatatttttattttgttttttatttaatccttCTCTTTTTGTAAAAATTCGTGTCCCTTCATGATTGTACATAACAGCACCAACTATTTCTGACTTCCCTGTATAACTTCCAGTTCTCGCTGGTATGCGACATGGACTGGCTGCCGCGTATGTGCAACACGCTGTTCTGGGTCGGCTCCATCTTCGGGAACGTGTTCTTCGGCTGGATGTCTGACAGGTAACCCCTCAAAACGTTTAGTGAAAATTTTAAGAAAGCTGTCGTTTTCTCGCCAAACTAAAATAGGAATAAATTCACAGCCTATTCCAATAGTAAAAGCTTGCTGGTCGTGTGACTAAACCGTTGGTCTGTAGTTGTAGGTCAAAAACAAAGGCCGCCTCTAGCATTGCATACTAACATATTTGGTACGACCTCAGAGCAGCATTGATCGGCTTTTATCTCTATCCCTTTTGTACTGTATCACTTAATAGGTATTTCCTTCTATATTAAATTCTATATTTCCCCTGCAGATACGGCCGTCGTCCCACAATCCTCCTGATGGTGTTCCTAGAAGTCCCGCTGGCTATAGCGTCGTCCTTCGCCAAGTCGTACTGGGCGTACGTGGCGCTGAGGGTGGCGGGGGGACTGTTCTTCCCCGCGCTGTACCAACTGCCCTTCATCCTGGCGTTAGAGCTCATGCCGCCGGGACACAGGAATCATACGGGTAAGCAGATTGTTTCTTAAATAACAATACGATTCAGTAACCGTGACATGGGCATGACTTGTTTTAATCGATTCAAAAACTCATATACCTCAAGTAGTAGAGTTAATTGATGTTAGGTCCTACTTCTATAGAAATTTATCTGTtgcaatacatttaaaaaactttaactGTTCGTTTAACTagtaaacaaagttatttactAGACTATGTTTGCTTAATATTACCGTTTCTCACAGGAATCGTAGTGGGCATGTTGTTCGCGGGTGGCATGTGTCTCCTGTCACTGCTGGCCTATGCGGTGCAGGACTGGTATCATCTCTCACTCGTCACCACGTTCCCGTTTATACTGCTGTATGGGTGagtttgtagtttttttacTTTACATTACTTCAAGATTCAGAAATAAAACACTGTGACTTTACACCAGTTGCAGTAAAAATATAGCTTAATTATGTATGTCTTTTATTATGTTTCAGGTATTACTGGTTAATACCAGAATCTCCAAGATGGCTTGTTGGAAGAGGCCGAATAGCAGAAGCTGAAAAAGTGTTTAGGAATCTCGCTAGAAAAAATGGTATTCACCTACAAAGAGGCTTTTTACTAGAGTTGCATGTAAGTACAAAAGAATACACTAAGATATTTTAAAGATCTATAATAAGAGATATTAATTACGGGATTGTTTTTAACCTTTACAGAAGAAAatcaaagaagaagaagacgaGGCTGCACAAGAAGAACTAGCAACAATATCAAACATGAACGGCCACGTCGCGGGGTATACGGGACTACCAGAGAAAGACGAAAACCTGGACAGGAGAATAAGCAACATGCTAACATTCAAACCTGACCTCTCGAAAATATCCGAAGTTGAAGAATCTAACAAAAATAGCTTAGAAAAGATCATAGCTCTAGAAGTAGCGGAAATAGTCAACAAGAAATCACGACTAAAGAAAGAGGATAGAGATGAAGATAAAGATCAGAATATTACTGAAGCTACCAACTTGAATGCTGATCATCTACAAAAAGCCACACAGACAGATTACAAATCACCAGCGAGCACACTCAGAAGGAAATCTCTACAATTagtcagtaaaatatttattcaagaagATGTAGAGGAAGATGTTATGGAGAACAAAAGGATGGATGATCAGAACTCTGAAGGAGATTGCAAAGCTTCTCCACTAGATGTGTTCAGATATCCGAATATAAGGAAAAAGTTCTTCATTCTGACATTCGATTGGGTAGCTCTAGGAGTTGTTTATAATAGTATGAGTTATAATACGCCTAATCTAGGAGTCAACGATTACTTGGCGTTTTTCATAGGTAAGTTGTGTTGTACTCCATCCATGCGTATCTGCTCAGAGTTAAACGTTAACCTCAAAGAAGTCTATTCTTTCATAGCATGTTACCAGCTTTAAATTTTGCACAATGCTCAATTAtggtatgttaattttatttgttttcattttaggTGGTGCAGTAGAAATTCCGTCATACTTCATGGCGTGGCGCTGTATGGAGCGGTTCGGCCGGCGCTGGGTGCTCTGTATCTTCATGTGTGTCGGCGGAGTCGCCTGCATCAGTTGTGTCCTGGTGCCTGAATGTGAGTAGCTTACTTCTTTGCGTCTCATTATTATCGTCATCAGCTTGCTTATATAGTAGTTCAAATTACATAGATATCCAACGTATTTTATATAATCTGGTCTTGAGGTGGACGCTACACAGACAACCTTATCTTACCTTTGTGTAAAGCGTCTCTTACTATGTGTGTTTATCTGGTCTCCGCTCCATCAATGAAGTTTTGCACTTAATCAATATAAcgtgtttcatacaaataaatattcttattcttattcttaataggtattttattttcattttttgttcTAGCTTGGCCATGGATAACAGTAGCGCTGTCAATGTTCGGGCGACTGTTTGCCGCGTCATCGTTCGCTGTGTTCTACGTGCTGATTGGAGAACTGCTGCCGACTGTGCTGAGAGCGCAGGCTATGGGGGCAGCGTCCTTTATAGCTGGACTGGGACTATTGGCCTGCCCGTATATTGTGCATCTGGTGAGTCTATCATTAACATTTACACTATGTACCAAACAAGCTGATTTTATGATTCAGTAGGAAGTAGACTAAAAGAATCCTAAGCAGACTTATGTACTTACGTACGTATTGCGAAAACAGCATGGTACATTATacagatattattatattctttaacTATTTcgatattatgtattattttctttttcattttgaatataatatttatttatttcttcaccCTTTCAGGCTGTTTACTCCAGAGCTCTACCTCTCACAATAATGGGAGTCCTGAGCGTGATGGGCGGAGTCACTTCCCTGTTCCTGCCAGAAACCCTCAACCAGCCTCTACCGCAGACCCTGGGAGATGGCGAGATGTTCGGCAGAGACTTCAAGATATTGAGCTGTGTTGAGAGGCAAAGTGATAAGTGAATGAAACTATCGAGAGACATTTAGTTTTTGACTTGAAAATTTGATTAAAAGTGTTTAAAGTTGGATGGAGTTAATGTTGTATAGGAAGAGATGATAAAGCTTCGAACTAACCAGTGTCACAAATGAACCAGTGCTTATGgatgttacaatattttaaagtgtCAAGTGACAAAGAGAATAGTCAAGCTGACATGCGAagtgtaaataatttagtaaatgaaATACAcggaaaacaatataaaataatgttctaaGAGCAAAATAATCGTGAAAAGTTgcgaaaataaactttattgtatttatgtagTTGATGTTGTGAATGTCTTATTGTTGTGTGTTTTCAATGAAATACTTAAAACCACCTCTTAATTAATTGTTGTATTTATAACACTACAAAAACTCAGTTAATGTATTTCCATTTCTCTTAACAAGGCCTACAATGAACGATATCTCATAAACTGTAAGATTTTTGTCACAAATTTGAAATATAAGTTAGAAGTAAGAAGTAAGAAAACAAAGTTGTTGTAATCGATGTCCCAGTGTCTGTGAATAAAACGCCTGTAGTAAGGTAAACTgtaaataacacaaataatgttgtaaatattaaaCTGACTTTTTATTAGGACTAAGTTTTATTTTCGATTCAACTAGTGGGCAATATGAATACTTCAGTACATTTAACGTCATTGTTAGAGTAAtgacacactcacacacacatctatactaatacatattagGTATACATAGGAGGTAAAAGTACGTTTGTATGTAACGGGTAATCTTTAGAACCACTGTttggatttccaaaattctttcactaatagatagctacaatgttcctgagtgccataggctatattttatcacgctgcaggcagtagttcccacgggacgcgagtaaaaccacGGGCAAACGGCTAATGGTCTACAAGAAGAAAGACTGCAGCATGATGACGATGTAGTTGGTGAGCAAGCCGATGAGGTCGAGCGGCAGCGAGGCGTCGATGTCGAACAGGCCGCACGCGCTCATCTTGCAGTACGAAGTCCTGTTGGCTTGGAGCACGCTGCTGCACAGGCGCTCTTCGGCAGCTGAACATAAAACCAGGTCAACGAGATCAGGTGAACTGCAATGTCATTGTCGTTATATGGGTAGGTGATAATGTATACTATAATGCATTGAACCTGGTTTAAAAAGACACGTTAAATGTGGGTTCGTTGAAAAACCAGAAATTCTGCCTAACTAAGGGATATTATTCTTGCCTAAGTATATACATATACTCGGGTTGAGATTAGACAGGCTTTCACTTCAAACTtgtaaaacacacacacataattTTAGGAAACGGCTATAGAAAGACTGTGATGAACTGAGTCTAAAGTAAGTACTTGACCACTCACCGTGGTGATGTTTTTTCTTCAAGCGCTGTATGCAGGTGGTCTCGACGTCTTCCACAGCCATGTAGAACTTCT
Protein-coding regions in this window:
- the LOC124641562 gene encoding beta-alanine transporter-like encodes the protein MTWTKELDEAAILATKSGHWHIVLFYLLCGLAAIPTSFLVFSQVFTNATPEHWCAPPPQLQHLGLSDELLRTLTIPGEHGVYESCRTYDIDADVLREALKHYVEERTVTIKEGNAFQSVKIYQLIVVSKGKEKDLIANISSAVLSVRKNTTSPCAHGWRFSSQQYQDTLVTDFSLVCDMDWLPRMCNTLFWVGSIFGNVFFGWMSDRYGRRPTILLMVFLEVPLAIASSFAKSYWAYVALRVAGGLFFPALYQLPFILALELMPPGHRNHTGIVVGMLFAGGMCLLSLLAYAVQDWYHLSLVTTFPFILLYGYYWLIPESPRWLVGRGRIAEAEKVFRNLARKNGIHLQRGFLLELHKKIKEEEDEAAQEELATISNMNGHVAGYTGLPEKDENLDRRISNMLTFKPDLSKISEVEESNKNSLEKIIALEVAEIVNKKSRLKKEDRDEDKDQNITEATNLNADHLQKATQTDYKSPASTLRRKSLQLVSKIFIQEDVEEDVMENKRMDDQNSEGDCKASPLDVFRYPNIRKKFFILTFDWVALGVVYNSMSYNTPNLGVNDYLAFFIGGAVEIPSYFMAWRCMERFGRRWVLCIFMCVGGVACISCVLVPESWPWITVALSMFGRLFAASSFAVFYVLIGELLPTVLRAQAMGAASFIAGLGLLACPYIVHLAVYSRALPLTIMGVLSVMGGVTSLFLPETLNQPLPQTLGDGEMFGRDFKILSCVERQSDK